A genomic segment from Neobacillus sp. YX16 encodes:
- a CDS encoding PilZ domain-containing protein, which produces MTLKGQESNTINISAGGLLCSSDSSVPFKHREVVSGTIFVPNTTDEEINIIPFLCEIIRVDLVKELERNQVALTFIKIHQQDQQKILQYCFEKQRQMRLKERKIKSLRR; this is translated from the coding sequence ATTACCTTAAAAGGGCAAGAATCAAATACGATCAATATAAGTGCCGGCGGATTGTTATGTTCTAGTGATTCATCTGTACCATTCAAACACCGTGAAGTCGTTTCTGGGACCATATTTGTTCCTAATACGACAGACGAGGAAATAAATATCATTCCTTTCCTATGTGAAATTATCCGCGTAGATTTAGTAAAAGAACTGGAACGAAATCAAGTTGCCTTAACATTTATTAAGATCCATCAGCAGGACCAACAAAAAATCCTTCAGTATTGTTTTGAAAAACAACGCCAAATGAGATTGAAAGAACGCAAAATCAAATCGTTACGGAGATAG
- a CDS encoding cell wall-binding repeat-containing protein: MRKVFSILIVFLLVVSFFPQSSFAAEDSEKVSSLSQISTYPCAQPGARVTCSDINVMLTESAIAHGIPPEVAKAVAFRESNWQQWEDDAQTIPTFNKNNDGGIGIMQVTDKSGRYIEKDLKNDIQYNINIGLDILNEKWDLGKRGVIPTINDNSRDVIENWYFAVLAYNGVVEKNSPTKKLDGSRNLSAYQEEVFKFIEDNNDITLKTLPFNREEFKYDPEDEDTALIFNKLHYQVPGPLTKSKQLFSKGDKVYTVAGTNLRTTKDGGGNTSLSNRHVAEILDETVFYDTSLQSPFRHWVRYHVQLADGRTGYVSSGALEPITSRVFGDTRIETAIEISKEGWQDGADTVVLAKGWDFPDALAGAPLAYKYNAPILLTETTKLTPATKKEIQRLGANRVIILGSEGAVSKEVKDELVSMKLKEVKRIGGVSRFETAQLIAKELGSTSGKAIVATGFKFPDALAVAPYAARNGIPILLTPPDDIPDITMQALNGKSTIYAIGGEGALNAAVIDKLDKLPGTVQQIQGLTRYHTAAEIIKAFDLGDQQALVTTGENYADALTGAVLAAKKNASLLLVLENDVLDPIENIIKQRSIYNFTLLGGSDVVGVDDELAELAKYSFQ, from the coding sequence ATGAGAAAAGTTTTTAGTATTTTAATAGTATTTTTGTTAGTGGTTTCATTTTTTCCGCAATCATCATTTGCGGCTGAAGATTCTGAAAAGGTTTCTTCTCTGTCACAGATTTCGACGTATCCGTGTGCACAACCAGGTGCTAGAGTCACATGTAGTGATATTAATGTCATGTTGACGGAAAGTGCAATTGCTCATGGAATACCTCCGGAAGTTGCTAAGGCAGTGGCCTTTAGGGAATCGAATTGGCAGCAGTGGGAAGATGACGCGCAGACTATCCCTACATTCAATAAAAATAATGATGGTGGGATTGGCATCATGCAAGTGACGGATAAGAGTGGACGCTATATTGAGAAAGATTTGAAGAACGATATTCAATATAATATTAATATCGGTTTAGACATCTTAAATGAAAAGTGGGACCTGGGCAAACGAGGAGTCATCCCCACGATCAATGATAACTCAAGAGATGTTATCGAAAACTGGTATTTTGCCGTGTTGGCCTACAATGGCGTAGTGGAAAAGAATAGCCCTACGAAGAAGCTTGATGGCAGCAGAAATTTAAGTGCCTATCAGGAAGAGGTTTTTAAATTTATTGAAGACAATAATGATATAACCTTAAAAACCCTGCCATTTAATAGAGAAGAATTTAAATATGATCCTGAGGATGAGGATACAGCGCTTATCTTTAACAAACTCCACTATCAAGTACCAGGACCTTTAACCAAGTCTAAGCAGTTATTCTCAAAAGGCGATAAAGTGTACACGGTTGCCGGTACTAATTTAAGAACCACCAAAGATGGAGGCGGAAATACTTCTCTAAGCAACAGACATGTAGCTGAGATTCTAGATGAGACCGTTTTTTATGACACATCTTTACAATCACCTTTCCGCCATTGGGTTCGTTACCATGTTCAACTAGCAGATGGAAGAACAGGCTATGTATCATCTGGTGCATTGGAGCCGATTACATCGAGGGTATTTGGTGATACTCGCATTGAGACCGCTATTGAAATCTCAAAAGAAGGCTGGCAGGATGGTGCTGATACAGTTGTTCTTGCAAAGGGGTGGGATTTTCCAGATGCACTAGCAGGTGCACCCTTAGCTTACAAATATAATGCACCGATTCTATTAACGGAAACAACAAAACTAACACCTGCAACGAAAAAAGAAATACAAAGACTTGGTGCAAACAGGGTGATTATATTAGGAAGTGAAGGTGCGGTAAGCAAAGAAGTTAAAGATGAGTTGGTTTCAATGAAACTCAAAGAAGTGAAGAGAATTGGTGGAGTGAGTCGGTTTGAAACAGCCCAATTAATTGCAAAGGAATTAGGTTCTACTAGTGGGAAGGCAATTGTCGCTACGGGCTTTAAATTTCCGGATGCACTTGCAGTCGCACCATATGCTGCTCGAAATGGAATTCCAATCCTGTTAACACCACCCGATGATATACCAGATATTACGATGCAAGCACTAAATGGGAAATCAACCATCTATGCAATTGGTGGAGAGGGTGCATTGAATGCAGCAGTAATTGATAAACTTGACAAACTCCCAGGAACTGTTCAACAAATTCAAGGCCTTACTCGTTATCATACGGCTGCAGAAATTATTAAGGCTTTTGATCTCGGGGATCAGCAAGCACTGGTTACAACAGGTGAAAACTATGCGGATGCATTAACGGGTGCTGTACTCGCGGCAAAGAAAAACGCCTCGCTATTATTAGTGTTAGAAAATGATGTTTTGGACCCAATTGAAAATATCATTAAACAACGCAGTATCTATAATTTTACCCTTCTCGGGGGTTCGGACGTTGTTGGTGTTGATGATGAACTAGCGGAATTGGCAAAATATTCGTTTCAATAA
- a CDS encoding Ig-like domain-containing protein, giving the protein MRKVLAIVLALQLLFVNGGVYAQEQGVNTPKPEENINAKIIEGSEPKQSLSIEADYRDPANYPLIAEDGLVDYLYDSYLDYHSIYYKNVTDSTTYSDYMNIQLYYSSNQAFSKDSNLTIEFYKEDNNYLTSVGNTQFSTSGKTALYVNSHIAKADFTNEPYIYMRVGIAKTIYDIYYSDVTTFKVSNPFYSSGNSTDADSYAVISNESINAASTQPTGTFNLKNMNYTMDRSLELGTYQVDVNKPFDIAGHEGKLIQKSSKSIHLSFNKGDYNNFGVTNLQTNTDYQINARLAYSGTKANVWVYDNQITDLEAEQLGTEFDTKIYSSVTNNFGGESDVNGDGKINILTFDIQDGFSGSGGYVGGYFWSGDLYNTTNSNKSEIFYIDTYPAMGMGATKDVTSAFETLAHEFQHMVNFNRNVLIENSTSNMETWLNEGLSMAAEQIYSGKGLSSRVNYYNASNSITNGHSLLYWDNNGDTLSNYSLSYLFGQYIKLQTNQGDSIFKEILNDTSNNYLAVENVVKKYISPDMTFGKLMTNFRIALLLKESTGLYGFKGDPFFNALEEKIYTGSSANLRGGGAVVSTYDSKTDFTVPSNKGADISYTTLPMNGGPGEVDGTPPASPVVEPISDADTQLNGTAESNAIVYARIGQNEIGRTTSNLGEFTLMIPKQPAGTIIQVYAEDATGNVSIPTSVTVEDKTAPSSPIVNKVSDEDTLVTGTAEAGAKVEVSANGNVIGTATVGTNGQFSVSILMQVLGTELVVTVTDLSGNVSAATTLIVTKESESITFLSLSVSNTIVESGDELSFYIETSDNANIQSAVINYIAPISGDIRPVSIWYDGQNLFTETFVDESMEVGKWLVDSVELLDNDGNSKVIDANSTELSNGNFTVLKPIAPLDSYIVSSNESWSNKTIHSDVYIAPGAVLTINSNVTIYGDVYVLGGLRSYGGLYLSGTLKASSVYFGYYYPSNGQAVFTGSNTISSMEVSNRILNEVPFNLYDTPLISNKGRVNLSGATLPFLVLEVSGQPVQLKENGTFRLNDFYVGNSDTLDVKITDLSGYTYYKSYSVAEIYIDDFNKYSQTITGKTQANSTVKIIANNNLLGTSTTNEQGYFEIQVGTIIENSTLTFEVYNSQNELVTSKDVIVKDITAPDMPKVNVVSDKDHSITGTAEAGSKVEVKVDGLLIGSGTAGTDGKFTVTIPVPKAGVQLAVTAADKAGNVSEAAAVVVKDVTGPGKPAVNEVTDKDTTVSGQAEAGSKVEVKVDGSLIGSGTAGTDGKFTVTIPVPKAGVQLAVTAADKAGNVSEAGTVVVKDVTAPGKPAVNEVTDKDTAVSGQAEAGSKVEVKVSGALIGNGTPGTDGKFTVVIPVQEAGVQLTITAADKVGNVSEAVTVVVKDVTAPGKPELNEVTDKDNAVNGQAEPGSKVEVKVNGSLIGSGTAGTDGKFTVTIPVQKAGTEIVVTVIDKAGNVSEGAKIFVKDITAPETATLDELTDRETVLTGTAELGATVIAKVSGTEIGRGVSDGNGKFSITIPKQPAGKIVEVYAVDKAGNFSLSAKVTVKKKLVTLIGDTRYATAVKVSQTGWKTADTVLLVNGFAIVDGLTATPLATAKDAPILLTAADSIPQVTLDELARLKAKEIILIGGEGVISHKIESLLKEKGYRFTRIGGLNRKDTSLMIAKELDKLIDVSTIHVAYGWGEPDALSIAAQAGLKKQPIILADKTSVPAETLGWLKTEALSDAYFIGGEGVVAPAIVSDIDKITSGNVLANRLSGLNRHETNAKVISKFYPEAELSSILVAKSETANLVDALAAGPLAAKLGSPVLLISSYVGLLPEQKQVLAGKHSKFVHQIGGGVNPIAVSEVVK; this is encoded by the coding sequence TTGAGGAAGGTACTAGCAATCGTACTTGCATTACAACTGCTTTTCGTCAATGGCGGTGTATATGCACAGGAACAAGGAGTGAATACTCCTAAGCCAGAAGAGAATATAAATGCAAAAATCATTGAAGGCAGTGAGCCTAAACAATCTTTATCGATAGAGGCGGATTATCGGGATCCAGCCAATTATCCACTTATAGCGGAAGATGGATTAGTTGATTATTTATATGATAGTTATCTAGACTACCATTCTATCTACTATAAAAATGTTACTGATTCTACTACTTATTCCGATTATATGAATATTCAATTGTATTATAGCTCAAATCAGGCTTTTTCAAAGGATAGTAATTTAACGATTGAGTTTTATAAAGAAGATAATAATTATTTAACGAGTGTTGGGAATACTCAATTCAGTACATCAGGGAAAACGGCATTGTATGTCAATTCCCATATTGCCAAAGCTGATTTCACCAATGAACCTTATATCTATATGAGGGTAGGTATTGCTAAAACAATATATGATATCTATTACTCTGACGTCACGACCTTTAAGGTTTCTAATCCGTTTTACTCTTCTGGTAACAGTACTGATGCGGACTCGTATGCAGTAATTAGCAATGAATCTATCAATGCTGCGTCTACTCAACCCACAGGTACGTTTAATTTAAAAAACATGAACTATACCATGGATAGAAGTTTGGAGCTGGGTACTTACCAAGTAGATGTTAATAAACCTTTTGATATTGCTGGGCATGAAGGAAAGCTTATTCAAAAAAGCTCAAAATCCATTCACCTATCTTTCAATAAAGGCGACTATAACAATTTTGGGGTAACGAATTTACAAACGAATACGGATTATCAAATTAATGCTAGATTAGCCTACAGTGGTACGAAAGCAAATGTATGGGTCTATGATAATCAAATTACAGATTTGGAAGCTGAACAGTTGGGGACAGAATTCGATACTAAAATCTATTCATCGGTAACGAATAATTTTGGCGGGGAGTCGGATGTGAATGGTGATGGAAAGATCAATATTCTAACGTTTGATATCCAAGATGGATTTTCTGGTAGTGGAGGATATGTCGGAGGATATTTTTGGTCTGGAGATCTCTATAATACTACCAATTCTAATAAATCCGAAATATTTTATATTGATACCTATCCGGCAATGGGCATGGGGGCCACAAAGGATGTAACAAGTGCATTTGAAACGTTAGCACATGAGTTTCAGCATATGGTGAACTTTAATCGTAATGTTCTAATTGAAAACAGCACTAGTAATATGGAAACCTGGTTAAATGAGGGCCTTTCTATGGCCGCGGAACAAATTTATTCAGGCAAAGGGCTTAGTAGCCGAGTGAATTATTATAATGCGTCTAACTCCATTACAAATGGTCATTCTCTTTTGTACTGGGATAATAATGGTGATACGCTATCGAATTACTCGTTGTCCTATTTATTTGGTCAATATATTAAACTTCAAACAAACCAAGGAGATAGCATTTTTAAAGAAATCTTAAATGATACAAGTAATAATTATCTAGCAGTTGAAAATGTCGTAAAAAAGTATATTAGTCCCGATATGACCTTTGGGAAGTTAATGACTAATTTTAGAATTGCACTGCTATTAAAAGAATCAACAGGCTTATACGGCTTTAAAGGTGATCCGTTTTTCAACGCATTAGAGGAGAAAATTTATACGGGAAGCTCCGCAAACCTCCGTGGCGGAGGAGCGGTTGTTTCCACTTACGATTCCAAGACTGACTTTACAGTCCCTTCGAATAAGGGTGCAGATATAAGCTACACAACCTTACCTATGAATGGGGGTCCAGGTGAAGTTGATGGGACTCCTCCGGCAAGTCCAGTGGTGGAGCCGATTAGTGACGCTGACACTCAACTAAATGGTACTGCAGAATCTAATGCGATCGTTTATGCAAGGATCGGTCAAAATGAGATTGGTAGAACAACCAGCAATCTGGGAGAATTTACACTAATGATACCGAAACAACCAGCAGGTACCATTATCCAAGTCTATGCAGAAGATGCTACTGGAAACGTTAGTATTCCAACTAGCGTAACCGTGGAAGACAAAACAGCCCCGTCTTCACCAATAGTAAACAAAGTTTCAGATGAAGATACTTTGGTGACAGGCACCGCTGAAGCAGGAGCAAAAGTGGAAGTAAGTGCTAATGGAAATGTGATTGGTACAGCAACAGTTGGAACGAATGGTCAATTTTCGGTATCTATTCTGATGCAAGTTTTGGGTACTGAATTAGTGGTCACTGTCACGGATCTGTCTGGAAATGTCAGTGCAGCTACCACTTTAATTGTTACTAAAGAAAGTGAGTCAATTACTTTCTTATCCTTATCAGTAAGTAACACGATTGTTGAGTCTGGGGATGAATTAAGTTTCTATATAGAAACTTCAGATAATGCCAATATACAGAGTGCGGTTATTAATTATATCGCACCAATTAGCGGGGATATCCGGCCAGTTTCCATCTGGTATGATGGTCAGAATCTTTTTACTGAGACGTTTGTAGATGAATCTATGGAAGTTGGTAAATGGTTAGTTGATTCCGTAGAATTGCTAGATAATGACGGAAATTCAAAGGTTATTGATGCAAATTCTACGGAATTAAGTAATGGAAACTTTACCGTTCTTAAGCCCATTGCTCCGTTAGATAGCTATATTGTCAGTTCAAATGAATCCTGGTCAAATAAAACGATTCATTCAGATGTTTATATTGCACCTGGAGCAGTATTAACAATTAACTCAAATGTAACTATTTATGGAGATGTCTATGTTCTGGGTGGTTTAAGAAGCTACGGCGGCCTATATCTATCTGGAACTCTTAAGGCAAGTTCAGTTTATTTTGGTTATTATTACCCATCAAACGGGCAAGCCGTGTTCACAGGATCAAATACTATTTCTAGTATGGAAGTTAGTAATCGAATTCTGAATGAGGTGCCATTTAATCTTTATGACACCCCGCTCATCAGCAACAAGGGGAGAGTGAATTTATCTGGGGCGACTCTTCCATTTTTGGTCTTGGAAGTCAGTGGCCAGCCGGTACAATTGAAAGAGAATGGTACATTTAGATTAAACGACTTTTATGTAGGCAACAGTGATACTTTGGATGTTAAAATTACTGACTTATCTGGTTATACCTATTATAAATCGTATAGTGTAGCAGAGATTTATATTGATGATTTTAACAAGTATTCTCAGACCATTACAGGTAAAACTCAAGCAAACTCAACTGTTAAAATAATAGCAAATAATAATCTATTAGGAACAAGCACTACAAATGAGCAAGGATATTTTGAGATTCAAGTTGGTACTATTATAGAAAATAGTACGTTAACATTTGAAGTTTATAATTCTCAAAATGAACTCGTAACTTCAAAAGACGTGATCGTTAAAGATATAACTGCACCAGATATGCCTAAGGTAAATGTAGTATCTGATAAAGATCATTCGATTACAGGTACAGCAGAAGCGGGTTCTAAAGTGGAAGTGAAGGTTGATGGATTGCTAATTGGCAGTGGTACAGCTGGAACGGATGGGAAGTTTACCGTGACAATCCCAGTGCCAAAAGCTGGGGTACAGTTGGCGGTAACAGCTGCGGACAAAGCTGGGAATGTAAGTGAAGCGGCGGCAGTAGTAGTAAAAGATGTAACAGGACCTGGAAAGCCAGCAGTAAATGAAGTAACGGACAAGGATACTACTGTTAGTGGTCAAGCAGAAGCGGGATCAAAGGTGGAAGTGAAGGTTGATGGATCGCTAATTGGCAGCGGTACAGCTGGAACGGATGGGAAGTTTACCGTGACAATCCCAGTGCCAAAAGCTGGGGTACAGTTGGCGGTAACAGCTGCGGACAAAGCTGGAAATGTTAGTGAAGCGGGTACAGTCGTGGTAAAAGATGTGACGGCACCTGGAAAACCGGCAGTGAATGAAGTGACGGACAAGGATACTGCTGTTAGCGGTCAAGCAGAAGCAGGTTCTAAAGTAGAAGTGAAAGTAAGTGGAGCATTAATTGGCAACGGTACGCCTGGAACGGATGGGAAGTTTACGGTGGTGATTCCTGTGCAAGAGGCTGGGGTACAATTAACGATAACTGCTGCAGATAAGGTCGGAAATGTCAGCGAAGCGGTGACAGTCGTGGTAAAAGATGTGACAGCACCTGGAAAGCCGGAATTAAATGAAGTAACGGACAAGGATAATGCTGTTAACGGTCAAGCAGAACCAGGTTCTAAGGTGGAAGTAAAAGTAAATGGCTCGCTAATTGGCAGTGGTACAGCAGGAACAGATGGGAAGTTTACAGTTACGATTCCTGTACAAAAGGCTGGAACGGAAATAGTGGTAACTGTTATCGACAAAGCTGGTAATGTGAGTGAAGGTGCAAAGATTTTCGTAAAAGACATCACTGCGCCAGAGACTGCCACTTTGGATGAGTTGACGGATCGTGAAACCGTGTTGACAGGCACCGCGGAACTAGGTGCTACAGTAATTGCGAAGGTTTCAGGTACGGAAATTGGCCGAGGGGTGTCGGATGGAAACGGAAAGTTTTCAATTACGATTCCAAAGCAGCCAGCTGGAAAAATTGTAGAAGTGTATGCAGTGGACAAAGCTGGAAATTTCAGCCTATCTGCGAAAGTAACTGTTAAGAAGAAACTAGTAACCTTAATTGGTGACACTCGTTACGCAACAGCTGTTAAGGTTTCGCAGACAGGCTGGAAGACAGCGGATACTGTACTATTAGTCAATGGCTTTGCCATTGTTGACGGATTAACCGCTACACCATTAGCAACAGCAAAGGATGCTCCGATTCTTTTAACAGCAGCGGATTCAATCCCACAAGTAACATTGGATGAACTCGCACGCTTAAAGGCAAAAGAGATTATTTTAATTGGTGGGGAAGGAGTTATTTCTCATAAGATTGAAAGCTTGCTTAAAGAAAAGGGTTATAGGTTCACCCGAATTGGTGGCTTAAACAGAAAAGATACTTCGCTTATGATTGCAAAAGAACTAGATAAATTAATAGACGTCAGCACGATTCACGTTGCCTATGGCTGGGGTGAACCGGATGCTTTATCGATTGCCGCTCAGGCAGGTTTGAAAAAGCAGCCAATTATACTAGCAGATAAAACATCTGTACCGGCAGAAACGCTTGGATGGCTGAAAACAGAAGCTTTATCTGACGCTTATTTTATCGGCGGTGAAGGGGTAGTCGCACCTGCAATTGTAAGCGACATTGATAAGATCACATCTGGAAATGTTCTTGCTAATCGACTAAGCGGCTTGAATCGTCACGAAACGAACGCAAAGGTCATCAGCAAATTTTATCCAGAGGCAGAACTATCTAGCATACTTGTGGCAAAGTCTGAAACAGCCAATCTAGTTGATGCGCTTGCAGCCGGGCCTTTAGCCGCAAAACTCGGCTCACCCGTTCTCTTGATTTCCTCCTATGTCGGACTGTTGCCAGAACAAAAACAAGTACTGGCTGGTAAACACTCAAAATTTGTTCACCAAATCGGCGGCGGGGTTAATCCAATAGCTGTGAGTGAGGTAGTAAAGTAG
- a CDS encoding cell wall-binding repeat-containing protein has protein sequence MLKRLVVYLVIMSIVLGMGIPAYASGEALPFEQGEGYERGAYQTLSPYPTAYNWSRQSKYQGPSVPEIKWSRDTEGSAGVVIDQDGIIYNAGPKGIISAIYPDGTLKWTYPISDSPDTRVMASPVLGSDGTIYIAALSWDPETDPKFCKEGKCYYGALIAVQPDGKEKWRTLFDFEATSSPSMDKDGNLYIGTGNYMTDGKLYKINTRGEIVWSFDPKEHFAPDSYLYNESSFYTTPTLSKDGYLWAQGLLFKENKFITAYSAVFGSAAIGRDGTIYNATYVGSLIAQYNGTFKYELMLDPSYLRLNGSWCYGKGTRISATPAIAADGTIYIGGEDGNFFAVNPEEAELMNDWPQCGQGMKVLDPTSGMKSWSYNTGGWNNSAIIGADGTIYVTSENREDDTKALYAFNKDGSVKWKLDGFFGEVAIGKNRILYVYGENGLTAIGEKQAKTPIVNPVAENSNLMTGTADALATLVVKVGTTKIGQATADQSGKFSATIPVQKAGTKLEITATDREGNVSETITVIVKDMTPPTKPTVDVVTDHEKVLTGKAEPNAIVIAKVVGKEIGRSTVGASGTFSITIPAQPAGKVIEVTAVDKSDNISDVASLTVTKKLKTLIGPTRYSTAVMVSQTGWNTSNTVLLVNGFAIVDGLTATPLATAKDAPILLTEADSIPQVTLDELARLKAKEIILIGGEGVISHQVESVLKEKGYKFTRIGGLSRKDTSLMIAKELDKLIDVSTIHVAYGWGEPDALSIAAQAGLKKQPIILADKNSVPAETLAWLKTETLSNAYFIGGEGVVAPAIVSEIDKITSVNVLANRLNGLDRHETNAKVMSKFYPEAELSSILVAKSETANLVDALAAGPLAAKLGSPVLLISSYVGLLPEQKQVLAGKHSKYVHQIGGGVNPAAVREVVQ, from the coding sequence ATGCTAAAAAGACTAGTGGTTTATCTTGTGATTATGTCTATTGTATTAGGGATGGGTATTCCTGCATACGCGTCAGGAGAGGCGCTGCCATTTGAACAAGGCGAGGGCTATGAAAGAGGAGCTTATCAAACCTTGTCGCCTTATCCAACTGCCTATAATTGGAGCAGGCAGTCCAAATATCAGGGGCCATCTGTTCCTGAAATAAAATGGAGCAGAGACACAGAAGGCAGTGCAGGTGTTGTAATCGATCAGGATGGAATTATTTATAACGCAGGTCCAAAGGGAATTATTTCAGCAATTTATCCTGATGGTACTTTAAAATGGACCTACCCTATCAGTGATTCTCCAGATACAAGAGTTATGGCATCTCCTGTACTGGGAAGCGATGGGACCATCTACATCGCTGCTTTAAGCTGGGACCCGGAAACTGATCCGAAATTTTGCAAGGAAGGCAAATGTTATTATGGGGCATTAATCGCCGTTCAACCAGATGGAAAAGAAAAATGGCGGACCTTATTTGACTTTGAAGCAACCTCATCCCCATCTATGGATAAGGATGGAAACCTATACATAGGAACAGGGAATTACATGACAGATGGAAAATTATACAAGATTAATACAAGGGGAGAAATTGTTTGGAGCTTTGATCCAAAAGAACATTTTGCACCGGATTCTTATCTATATAATGAAAGCAGCTTTTATACAACCCCTACCCTTAGTAAGGATGGGTATTTATGGGCACAAGGCCTGCTCTTTAAAGAGAATAAGTTTATTACCGCGTACAGCGCTGTATTCGGTTCTGCTGCAATAGGTCGTGATGGTACGATTTATAATGCAACGTACGTTGGATCTTTAATTGCCCAGTATAATGGAACGTTTAAGTATGAATTAATGTTAGACCCTTCCTATTTGCGTTTAAACGGCAGTTGGTGTTATGGAAAGGGAACTAGGATATCTGCGACTCCCGCCATCGCTGCCGATGGAACCATTTATATTGGAGGGGAAGATGGGAATTTCTTCGCTGTCAACCCAGAAGAAGCTGAGCTAATGAATGATTGGCCACAATGCGGGCAGGGAATGAAGGTTCTCGACCCCACTAGCGGGATGAAATCATGGAGCTATAATACAGGAGGATGGAATAATTCTGCTATTATCGGTGCTGATGGTACGATTTATGTAACGTCCGAAAATCGTGAAGATGATACCAAGGCTTTATATGCCTTCAATAAAGATGGCAGTGTGAAATGGAAATTAGATGGATTTTTTGGTGAGGTTGCGATTGGTAAAAATAGAATATTATATGTATATGGTGAAAATGGTCTAACTGCGATTGGTGAGAAACAGGCAAAAACCCCCATTGTTAACCCTGTAGCCGAAAATTCAAACCTAATGACAGGAACTGCAGATGCCCTTGCGACGTTGGTTGTGAAAGTTGGAACGACTAAGATTGGACAAGCAACTGCTGATCAAAGTGGCAAGTTTTCTGCAACGATCCCTGTTCAAAAGGCAGGAACTAAATTAGAAATTACCGCAACGGACAGGGAAGGAAATGTAAGTGAAACGATAACTGTCATTGTAAAGGACATGACACCTCCAACAAAACCGACCGTAGATGTGGTGACGGATCATGAAAAAGTTTTAACAGGAAAAGCAGAGCCGAATGCTATTGTGATCGCAAAAGTAGTTGGTAAGGAAATTGGCCGCTCAACTGTAGGAGCTAGTGGTACATTTTCCATTACCATTCCCGCGCAGCCAGCAGGAAAAGTAATTGAAGTAACAGCAGTTGATAAATCGGATAATATAAGTGATGTTGCATCCTTAACTGTTACAAAAAAATTGAAAACCCTAATTGGTCCAACAAGATATTCAACGGCTGTAATGGTGTCTCAAACAGGTTGGAATACGTCCAATACAGTGCTGTTAGTCAATGGCTTTGCGATTGTTGATGGATTAACAGCTACACCATTGGCTACGGCAAAGGATGCTCCTATTCTTTTAACAGAAGCGGATTCAATCCCACAAGTAACACTGGATGAACTCGCACGCTTAAAGGCAAAAGAGATTATTCTAATTGGTGGAGAAGGAGTTATTTCTCATCAGGTTGAAAGCGTGCTTAAAGAAAAGGGTTATAAGTTCACTCGAATTGGTGGCTTAAGCCGAAAAGATACCTCCCTAATGATTGCAAAAGAACTAGATAAATTAATAGACGTCAGCACGATTCATGTGGCCTATGGCTGGGGTGAACCGGATGCTTTATCGATTGCGGCACAGGCAGGTTTGAAAAAGCAGCCGATCATTCTCGCAGATAAAAATTCCGTGCCAGCCGAGACTCTAGCTTGGTTGAAAACAGAAACTTTATCTAACGCTTATTTTATCGGTGGTGAAGGGGTAGTTGCACCTGCGATAGTGAGCGAAATTGATAAGATTACGTCTGTAAATGTTCTCGCTAATCGCCTAAACGGCTTGGATCGCCATGAAACGAACGCAAAGGTCATGAGCAAATTTTATCCAGAGGCAGAACTATCTAGCATACTTGTGGCAAAGTCTGAAACAGCAAATCTAGTAGATGCGCTCGCAGCCGGGCCATTAGCCGCAAAGCTCGGCTCACCTGTCCTCTTGATTTCCTCTTATGTCGGATTGTTGCCAGAACAAAAACAAGTACTGGCTGGTAAACATTCAAAATATGTTCACCAAATCGGCGGCGGGGTTAATCCAGCAGCCGTGAGAGAGGTAGTGCAGTAG